One segment of Microbacterium arborescens DNA contains the following:
- a CDS encoding beta-L-arabinofuranosidase domain-containing protein, which translates to MTTSALAPDSVRLLPGTYDRRRRVNRDYLVSLDERALVQNHRIEAGIGDQAWHLKPSVTPGVESGWGRHWGWETPGALLRGHFVGHWMSAAAREVAVTGDPVLRGKLSVVLDELEACQDAGEGWVFGIPRTFLRRLAEGREVWAPQYNIHKTFMGLVDVHRDLGDERALRIAHRAAGVLAEWARAFGREEFQALLEVETGGMLEVWADLLEATGDDDLYRDLLDRYDHRSLFDGLLAGEDMLTNMHANTTIPEVLGAARAFEVTGEERWRRIVEAYWDWAVARRGTFCTGGQTSGEIWTPPFSFAARRGAKTQEHCAVYNMIRLADVLYRWTGDASYLDYIEANLVNGILAQQHPGTGMVSYFLPLQSGARKEWGSPTEDFWCCHGTLVQAHTRHASLAVYADAEAVTIAQYIPVRADIDTPSGELAVEVRTLDDALYVGPDANAGPGGSTHRPHALRVSVVIESAPTVSGRVRMRVPAWTVGDVDVRSEAAAVHRDRFIEIDHPGGRTEVELGFGFELRTVPLPDEPATVAFVEGGVVLAGLVDRETPLVGDVCDPTTLLAADDERQWSQWLTRYRSVGRSAGIRFVPLNEVVDERFAVYFPVVTPA; encoded by the coding sequence ATGACCACATCCGCTCTCGCGCCGGACAGCGTCCGGCTGCTGCCGGGTACCTACGATCGCCGTCGTCGCGTCAATCGCGACTATCTCGTATCGCTCGACGAACGCGCTCTCGTGCAGAACCACCGCATCGAGGCGGGCATCGGCGACCAGGCCTGGCACCTGAAGCCCTCGGTCACCCCGGGAGTCGAGAGCGGCTGGGGACGCCACTGGGGGTGGGAGACGCCCGGTGCCCTCTTGCGGGGACACTTCGTCGGCCACTGGATGTCGGCTGCCGCGCGCGAGGTCGCCGTCACCGGCGACCCGGTGCTGCGCGGCAAGCTGTCAGTGGTGCTCGACGAGCTCGAGGCCTGTCAGGACGCGGGCGAGGGATGGGTGTTCGGTATCCCGCGGACGTTCCTGCGCCGGCTCGCCGAAGGTCGCGAGGTGTGGGCGCCGCAGTACAACATCCACAAGACCTTCATGGGTCTGGTCGACGTCCACCGAGACCTCGGCGACGAGCGCGCCCTGCGTATCGCCCACCGTGCTGCCGGGGTGCTCGCGGAATGGGCTCGGGCGTTCGGGCGCGAGGAGTTCCAGGCCCTCCTCGAAGTCGAGACGGGCGGCATGCTCGAAGTCTGGGCCGACCTGCTCGAAGCCACCGGCGATGACGACCTCTACCGCGACCTGCTCGATCGATACGACCACCGGTCGCTCTTCGACGGTCTGCTGGCGGGCGAGGACATGTTGACCAACATGCACGCCAACACGACGATCCCCGAGGTGCTCGGCGCCGCACGGGCGTTCGAGGTCACCGGCGAGGAGCGCTGGCGCCGCATCGTCGAGGCGTACTGGGACTGGGCCGTCGCCCGCCGCGGGACCTTCTGCACCGGGGGACAGACCTCGGGCGAGATCTGGACGCCGCCGTTCTCCTTCGCTGCACGGCGAGGCGCGAAGACGCAGGAGCACTGCGCGGTCTACAACATGATCCGGCTCGCGGACGTGCTCTACCGATGGACCGGTGATGCGTCGTACCTCGATTACATCGAGGCGAATCTGGTCAACGGCATCCTCGCGCAGCAGCATCCCGGCACCGGCATGGTGAGCTACTTCCTGCCGCTGCAGAGCGGAGCACGCAAGGAGTGGGGATCGCCCACGGAGGATTTCTGGTGCTGCCACGGCACGCTCGTGCAGGCGCACACGCGCCACGCGTCGCTGGCGGTGTACGCCGACGCCGAAGCCGTCACGATCGCTCAGTACATCCCCGTCCGCGCCGACATCGACACGCCATCCGGCGAACTCGCGGTCGAGGTGCGCACCCTCGACGACGCGCTGTACGTCGGTCCCGATGCGAACGCGGGCCCCGGCGGATCGACGCATCGGCCGCACGCGCTGCGGGTCTCGGTCGTGATCGAATCAGCGCCGACGGTGAGCGGTCGCGTGCGGATGCGCGTGCCCGCCTGGACCGTGGGTGACGTGGATGTCCGGTCGGAAGCGGCCGCGGTGCACCGTGATCGCTTCATCGAGATCGATCATCCCGGCGGGCGAACCGAGGTCGAGCTGGGTTTCGGATTCGAGCTGCGGACGGTGCCGCTTCCCGACGAGCCCGCCACCGTCGCCTTCGTCGAGGGTGGCGTGGTCCTCGCGGGGCTCGTCGACCGGGAGACGCCGCTCGTCGGCGACGTCTGCGACCCGACGACGCTGCTCGCGGCGGACGACGAACGCCAATGGTCGCAGTGGCTCACGCGGTACCGCAGTGTCGGGCGCTCGGCCGGCATCCGTTTCGTGCCGCTGAACGAGGTCGTCGACGAGCGTTTCGCGGTCTACTTCCCGGTCGTCACGCCCGCGTGA
- a CDS encoding alpha-galactosidase, with the protein MDSMRVIHLSAEDVSVVIATTDDGMPEIVHWGAALTSSEPDLLTFVAAERRSGIDGDSDVPYRASVLPEHSRGWFGAPGLSAHRGGSGWAPRFALRSLAVDGAEAGPGVTSAGAGRVGAVLHDDTAEIELTLEIDLTRDGLLRTRARVRNTAIAATTPAPLEVQALAVALPVPTWAQEVLDFTGRWGHERIPQRHPVVRGDHTRTSRRGRTGLDATLVQAVGTPGFSADAGEVWIGHVGFSGNHEHTVERTDGRLHFRGGESLLPGEIRLAPGEEYAGPWVFGSYGYGLDDAAARFHAHLRALSRSSRRPRPVTMNVWEAVYFDHDHRVLVDLAGRAAELGVERYVLDDGWFRGRNDDRAGLGDWSPDPVAWPDGLRPLADEVRALGMEFGLWVEPEMINEDSDLARAHPEWILRAGPELPPRYRFQQVLDLTQPAAFDHVLGVLDGLIEDVGVSYLKWDHNRDLIAAGHPASGAPAVHEQTLAVYRLIDELRRRHPDLEIESCASGGGRVDLGILERTDRIHPSDSHDPHDRFGILRWTGLLVPPEMMGSHVASPVSSVTGRTHDLQFRCAVAFLGHFGIEWDIRDLDEHDRRVLGAWIARYRRHRDLIASGRTVGSGELDTAAPQVRGVVAPDRSEALFTIVTPTTSPDTIARVRFPGLSIDRSYRVSVSGSESFGPPWQVPAWLRESPPLGGGGTGTGPVIAGAVLSRVGLEFPTFHPDRAAVVHLAAVTPS; encoded by the coding sequence ATGGATTCCATGCGCGTGATCCACCTCAGTGCCGAGGACGTCTCCGTCGTCATCGCGACGACCGATGATGGGATGCCGGAGATCGTCCATTGGGGCGCGGCCCTGACATCGTCGGAGCCCGACCTCCTCACGTTCGTCGCAGCTGAGAGGAGGAGCGGGATCGACGGCGATTCCGACGTTCCGTACCGCGCGAGTGTGCTCCCGGAGCACAGCCGCGGGTGGTTCGGGGCGCCGGGGCTCTCGGCACATCGAGGAGGCTCGGGATGGGCGCCGCGCTTCGCACTGCGCTCGCTCGCCGTCGATGGCGCCGAAGCCGGACCGGGCGTGACCTCGGCGGGGGCGGGGCGGGTCGGCGCGGTCCTTCACGATGACACGGCGGAGATCGAGCTCACGCTAGAGATCGATCTCACGCGCGACGGCCTCCTCCGCACCCGCGCGCGAGTCCGAAACACCGCGATCGCCGCGACGACCCCCGCGCCTCTCGAGGTCCAGGCACTCGCCGTCGCCCTTCCGGTGCCGACATGGGCGCAGGAGGTCCTCGACTTCACCGGTCGGTGGGGGCACGAACGCATCCCTCAGCGGCATCCGGTCGTCCGCGGCGACCACACGCGCACCTCCCGGCGCGGACGAACCGGCCTCGACGCGACGCTCGTGCAGGCCGTCGGCACGCCCGGCTTCTCCGCGGACGCCGGCGAGGTGTGGATCGGACACGTCGGATTCAGCGGGAACCACGAGCACACCGTCGAGCGCACCGACGGGCGCCTGCACTTCCGGGGCGGCGAGTCGCTCCTCCCCGGCGAGATCCGGTTGGCGCCCGGCGAGGAGTACGCCGGACCCTGGGTGTTCGGCAGCTACGGATACGGTCTCGACGACGCTGCAGCTCGCTTCCACGCTCACCTGCGCGCACTCTCGCGTTCCTCACGCCGCCCCCGTCCCGTCACGATGAACGTCTGGGAGGCGGTGTACTTCGATCACGACCACCGTGTGCTCGTCGACCTGGCGGGCCGCGCGGCGGAGCTCGGCGTCGAACGCTACGTTCTCGACGACGGCTGGTTCCGCGGGCGCAACGACGACCGCGCCGGGCTCGGCGACTGGTCACCCGACCCCGTCGCCTGGCCCGACGGCCTCCGTCCGCTGGCCGACGAGGTCCGTGCGCTCGGCATGGAGTTCGGGCTCTGGGTGGAGCCCGAGATGATCAACGAGGACTCCGACCTCGCCCGCGCGCACCCCGAATGGATCCTGCGGGCTGGGCCCGAGCTTCCCCCGCGCTACCGGTTCCAGCAGGTACTCGACCTCACACAGCCCGCCGCGTTCGACCACGTCCTGGGAGTGCTCGACGGGCTCATCGAGGACGTCGGTGTGAGCTACCTCAAGTGGGATCACAACCGCGACCTCATCGCCGCAGGGCACCCCGCCTCGGGCGCCCCCGCGGTCCACGAGCAGACCCTTGCGGTGTACCGACTCATCGATGAACTCCGCCGTCGGCACCCCGACCTCGAGATCGAGAGCTGCGCCTCGGGCGGCGGACGGGTCGACCTGGGCATCCTCGAGCGGACCGACCGGATCCATCCGTCCGACAGCCATGACCCGCACGACCGTTTCGGCATCCTGCGGTGGACGGGCCTGCTGGTGCCCCCGGAGATGATGGGATCGCACGTCGCCTCCCCCGTGTCGAGCGTCACGGGACGCACCCACGACCTGCAGTTCCGGTGCGCCGTGGCTTTCCTCGGCCACTTCGGCATCGAATGGGACATCCGCGATCTCGACGAGCACGACCGGCGCGTCCTCGGCGCCTGGATCGCGCGGTACCGCCGGCACCGCGACCTCATCGCGTCGGGGCGGACCGTCGGGTCGGGCGAGCTCGACACCGCGGCTCCGCAGGTGCGCGGGGTCGTCGCGCCCGACCGGTCCGAGGCGCTGTTCACGATCGTCACTCCGACGACCTCGCCCGACACGATCGCGCGCGTCCGGTTCCCCGGTCTGTCGATCGATCGGAGCTACCGTGTGTCGGTGAGCGGCTCCGAGTCGTTCGGACCGCCCTGGCAGGTTCCCGCCTGGCTCCGAGAGAGCCCGCCGCTCGGTGGTGGCGGGACCGGAACCGGCCCGGTCATCGCGGGTGCCGTGCTCTCGCGGGTCGGGCTGGAGTTCCCGACCTTCCACCCCGATCGCGCGGCCGTCGTGCACCTCGCGGCGGTGACGCCATCGTGA
- a CDS encoding glycoside hydrolase family 27 protein, with translation MIAERRAAASRPPMGWNSWDCFGSSVTEAEVLANAEYAAEHLLSFGWDTIVVDIQWYEPDPGAHDYREVSRPLLDAWGRPLPAPERFPSAADGSFRPLADRIHELGLRFGVHLMRGVPRAAADAALPVSGHPDATCDSIADRSNACVWNPDNYGVDMTAPGAQEYYDSVMAQLAAWGVDFVKLDDVLYPPVETAEIAGISRAIDRSGRTMVLSLSPGKRLSLAHLDTLRDHGQMWRISDDFWDDWPQVVEQFQRAARWAPFQQRGAWADADMLPFGRIGVRGHVGEDRLSRLTVEEQRTVMTLWSMMRSPLMMGGHLPDTPPETLDLLRNAGVLALRDGEESREIVRDGDLVIWSARVGARAYRAVFWLGDDTQDLVVHLADLGVGAAGTGSCTDVWSGDPVEIAEGRVILTVPGHGTRLLVFG, from the coding sequence GTGATCGCCGAGCGCCGGGCCGCGGCATCCCGACCCCCGATGGGGTGGAACAGCTGGGACTGCTTCGGGTCGTCCGTGACGGAGGCCGAGGTCCTGGCGAACGCGGAATATGCCGCCGAGCATCTGCTCAGCTTCGGGTGGGACACGATCGTCGTCGACATCCAGTGGTACGAACCCGATCCGGGCGCGCACGACTATCGAGAGGTCTCACGGCCGCTGCTCGACGCATGGGGCCGGCCGCTGCCCGCGCCCGAACGCTTCCCTTCCGCGGCGGACGGGAGCTTCCGCCCCCTCGCCGACCGCATCCACGAGCTCGGCCTGCGCTTCGGCGTTCATCTCATGCGGGGCGTCCCGCGCGCCGCAGCAGACGCGGCCCTGCCCGTCTCGGGTCACCCCGACGCGACGTGCGACTCGATCGCCGACCGCTCGAATGCCTGCGTGTGGAACCCCGACAACTACGGCGTCGACATGACCGCGCCCGGAGCCCAGGAATACTACGACTCGGTCATGGCGCAGCTGGCGGCCTGGGGCGTCGACTTCGTCAAGCTCGATGACGTGCTCTACCCGCCCGTCGAGACGGCCGAGATCGCCGGGATCTCACGCGCGATCGATCGGTCGGGACGGACGATGGTCCTGAGCCTGTCGCCCGGCAAGCGACTGTCGCTCGCGCACCTCGACACCCTCCGGGATCACGGTCAGATGTGGCGGATCTCCGACGACTTCTGGGACGACTGGCCCCAGGTGGTCGAACAGTTCCAGCGCGCGGCCCGCTGGGCCCCGTTCCAGCAACGCGGGGCATGGGCGGATGCCGACATGCTCCCCTTCGGCCGCATCGGCGTGCGCGGACACGTCGGCGAGGATCGTCTGAGCCGCCTCACGGTCGAGGAGCAGCGCACCGTCATGACGTTGTGGAGCATGATGCGCTCACCGCTCATGATGGGCGGCCACCTCCCCGACACCCCGCCCGAGACGCTCGACCTCCTGCGCAACGCCGGGGTCCTCGCGCTGCGTGACGGCGAAGAGTCGCGCGAGATCGTGCGCGACGGCGACCTCGTCATCTGGAGCGCGCGGGTGGGCGCACGCGCCTACCGCGCGGTCTTCTGGCTCGGCGACGACACTCAGGATCTCGTCGTCCACCTCGCCGATCTCGGGGTCGGCGCCGCGGGGACGGGTTCGTGCACGGACGTGTGGAGCGGCGACCCCGTCGAAATCGCCGAAGGACGCGTCATACTGACGGTGCCCGGTCACGGCACGCGCTTGCTCGTCTTCGGCTGA
- a CDS encoding Gfo/Idh/MocA family protein produces MNGDARRVVVVGAGAMGKAWIDTVARRPDLEIVGLVDVVVDAARTAALERGLVVASFGSVDDALAALGVDLVVNVTIPQAHLEVSAAALRAGVPVLSEKPVTPTVAEALLLSAISASTGTLMATSQSRRHSRGIRAFRDALVALGGAEQLDVRFFQNPRFGGFRDEMPSPLLVDMAIHQFDQARYLLSGEPVSVYCEEFSPSWSWYRGDAAAEAVFRFADGRRFSYSGSWCADGLTTSWNGDWRGSAAGGSAAWDGETEVVVQPREGSAQACALADGAEGLDAALAEFVAALDSGPVPSGEITRNIGSLAMVEAAVASAATGAPVRFDDLFERASARAEELARVGGFDDAAGVLGSDPRRAS; encoded by the coding sequence GTGAACGGAGACGCCCGTCGTGTCGTCGTGGTCGGGGCCGGAGCGATGGGGAAGGCGTGGATCGACACGGTCGCCCGCCGTCCCGATCTCGAGATCGTCGGGCTCGTCGATGTCGTCGTCGACGCCGCACGGACCGCTGCGCTCGAGCGGGGCCTCGTCGTGGCGAGCTTCGGCTCGGTCGACGACGCGCTCGCCGCACTCGGCGTTGACCTGGTCGTCAATGTCACGATCCCGCAGGCGCATCTCGAGGTGAGCGCGGCAGCGCTGCGGGCGGGTGTTCCCGTCCTCAGCGAGAAGCCGGTGACGCCGACCGTGGCGGAAGCGCTGCTGCTGTCCGCCATCAGCGCATCGACGGGAACCCTGATGGCGACGAGCCAGTCGCGTCGGCATTCCCGGGGGATCCGGGCCTTCCGTGATGCTCTCGTCGCCCTCGGCGGGGCCGAGCAGCTGGACGTCCGCTTCTTCCAGAACCCGCGGTTCGGGGGCTTCCGCGACGAGATGCCCTCGCCTCTGCTCGTGGACATGGCCATCCACCAGTTCGATCAGGCGCGATACCTGCTCTCGGGCGAACCCGTGTCGGTCTACTGCGAGGAGTTCTCGCCGAGCTGGAGCTGGTACCGCGGTGACGCTGCGGCAGAGGCGGTCTTCCGTTTCGCGGACGGGCGCCGTTTCTCGTACTCCGGCAGCTGGTGCGCCGACGGGCTGACGACGTCATGGAATGGCGACTGGCGGGGGAGCGCCGCCGGCGGATCCGCTGCCTGGGACGGTGAGACAGAGGTCGTGGTCCAGCCCCGAGAGGGCAGCGCGCAGGCCTGCGCGCTGGCGGACGGGGCCGAGGGACTGGATGCCGCGCTCGCCGAGTTCGTCGCGGCCCTCGACAGCGGTCCGGTGCCGTCCGGCGAGATCACGCGGAACATCGGCAGCCTCGCGATGGTCGAGGCGGCCGTGGCGTCCGCGGCCACCGGCGCCCCGGTCAGGTTCGACGACCTGTTCGAGCGGGCATCGGCGCGCGCCGAGGAGCTCGCTCGCGTCGGGGGCTTCGATGACGCGGCCGGCGTGCTCGGGAGCGACCCGCGCCGCGCGTCCTGA
- a CDS encoding ThuA domain-containing protein: MTSTASAPIRVLVWGENHHEKHHDIPRALYPDTMHGTIAAGLRRLLGDDAVVETATLDDPEHGLSEERLAQTDVLFWWGHLLHHEVDDVVIERVHRHVLGGLGFVALHSAHFSKVFVRLMGTTCALRWRQAQDRELVWTVSPTHPIAAGVPQPIVIPEQEMYGEFFDVPQPDELVFVSNFSGGEVFRSGMTFFRGHGRVFYFSPGDQDYPVYHQPEIQLVLANAARWARNDRPRGTARLAMHRTGEWDTPREWNGEEQS; this comes from the coding sequence GTGACGAGCACAGCGAGCGCCCCCATCCGCGTGCTGGTGTGGGGCGAGAACCATCACGAGAAGCACCACGACATCCCGCGCGCCCTCTATCCCGACACGATGCACGGGACCATCGCCGCCGGGCTTCGGCGACTGCTCGGCGACGATGCCGTCGTCGAGACGGCGACACTCGACGATCCCGAGCACGGTCTGAGCGAGGAGCGGCTCGCGCAGACCGACGTGCTGTTCTGGTGGGGACACCTCCTGCACCACGAGGTCGACGACGTCGTCATCGAGCGGGTGCACCGCCACGTGCTCGGCGGGCTCGGGTTCGTGGCGCTGCATTCGGCGCATTTCTCGAAGGTCTTCGTCCGTCTCATGGGGACGACCTGCGCGCTGCGCTGGCGCCAGGCGCAGGACCGCGAACTCGTGTGGACGGTCTCGCCCACGCATCCGATCGCGGCGGGTGTGCCGCAACCGATCGTCATCCCCGAACAGGAGATGTACGGCGAGTTCTTCGACGTGCCGCAGCCGGACGAGCTCGTGTTCGTCTCCAACTTCTCGGGCGGCGAGGTGTTCCGCTCGGGGATGACGTTCTTCCGCGGCCACGGGCGGGTGTTCTACTTCTCGCCGGGCGACCAGGACTATCCCGTCTACCATCAGCCCGAGATCCAGCTCGTTCTCGCCAACGCGGCACGATGGGCTCGGAACGATCGCCCCCGCGGCACCGCCCGGCTGGCGATGCATCGGACGGGGGAGTGGGACACTCCGCGCGAGTGGAACGGCGAGGAGCAGTCGTGA
- a CDS encoding carbohydrate ABC transporter permease: MMSDAVDTAVPHPLAPAALSAPRKRPRRGGGRVGRVPWPVYVLLGIAVLISVFPLYYMFVIASVGASAVTSIPPRFYPGLNFFDIATKVFDTVPFFQSLLNSAIVSLSIAVIASLLCALAGFAFAKLQFRGRNALFVIVLLTMTVPAQLSVIPQYLIISWLDWVDTLQAIIVPGLASAFGIFWMRQHMATTLNDELMHAARIDGANSWQIFWRIGFPVVRPAAFVLGLITFTSVWNDFMWPFIVLKSPELFTVQIALKQLQANRSIDLALTMGGSFLATLPLLIVFFVVGRRMVAGIMDGAFKG, from the coding sequence ATGATGTCCGACGCCGTCGACACAGCTGTGCCGCACCCCCTCGCCCCGGCCGCCCTGAGCGCGCCCCGCAAGCGTCCTCGGCGCGGCGGCGGTCGCGTCGGACGCGTGCCGTGGCCGGTCTACGTCCTGCTCGGGATCGCGGTCTTGATCAGCGTCTTCCCGCTCTACTACATGTTCGTGATCGCCTCGGTGGGGGCCTCCGCCGTCACCTCGATCCCGCCGCGCTTCTACCCCGGACTGAACTTCTTCGACATCGCGACGAAGGTGTTCGACACCGTGCCCTTCTTCCAGTCGCTGCTCAACAGCGCGATCGTCTCGCTCTCGATCGCGGTCATCGCGTCGCTGCTGTGCGCGCTGGCCGGGTTCGCCTTCGCGAAGCTGCAGTTCCGGGGCCGTAACGCCCTGTTCGTCATCGTGCTGCTCACCATGACGGTGCCCGCTCAGCTGAGCGTCATCCCGCAGTACCTGATCATCTCGTGGCTGGACTGGGTCGACACCCTGCAGGCGATCATCGTGCCCGGGCTCGCCAGCGCGTTCGGCATCTTCTGGATGCGGCAGCACATGGCGACCACCCTCAACGACGAGCTCATGCATGCGGCCCGCATCGACGGTGCGAACAGCTGGCAGATCTTCTGGCGTATCGGATTCCCGGTGGTGCGGCCGGCGGCATTCGTGCTCGGTCTCATCACGTTCACGTCGGTGTGGAACGACTTCATGTGGCCCTTCATCGTGCTGAAGTCGCCCGAGCTGTTCACGGTGCAGATCGCGCTCAAGCAGCTGCAGGCGAACCGCTCGATCGACCTCGCGCTGACGATGGGCGGATCGTTCCTGGCGACACTGCCGCTGCTCATCGTCTTCTTCGTCGTCGGGCGGCGTATGGTGGCGGGCATCATGGACGGGGCGTTCAAGGGGTGA
- a CDS encoding carbohydrate ABC transporter permease has protein sequence MTATATATSITIDKRTARRERPPRRAIRQPLAERIAPYIYIAPFFVIFLIFGLFPLLFTFYVALFDWNPIGEQTFVGLANFERLVQDTRFWNAFVNTFGIFLISTIPQLLLALGLAHLLNHATLKMANFFRMALLVPYITSVAATALVFAQIFDKNFGLINWVLDLFGIPAVNFLSSQVGSWIVISSMVMWRWFGYNTLLYLAGLQALPREMYEAASVDGASGWQQFIHLTIPSLRPIIIFTVIMSTIGGLQIFTEPLLVAPESGLTCGGGRQCQTLALFLYEQGFGQFEFGYGSAIGVALFVVVVVVSAINFFLTTRTRKAR, from the coding sequence ATGACTGCGACAGCCACCGCCACCTCCATCACCATCGACAAGAGAACCGCTCGGCGCGAACGCCCGCCCAGACGCGCCATCCGACAGCCGCTCGCCGAGCGCATCGCGCCCTACATCTACATCGCCCCGTTCTTCGTCATCTTCTTGATCTTCGGGCTGTTCCCCCTGCTGTTCACGTTCTACGTGGCCCTGTTCGACTGGAACCCGATCGGCGAGCAGACGTTCGTGGGCCTGGCGAACTTCGAGCGGCTCGTCCAGGACACGCGCTTCTGGAACGCGTTCGTGAACACCTTCGGGATCTTCCTCATCTCCACGATCCCGCAGCTGCTCCTGGCTCTCGGGCTCGCGCACCTGCTGAACCACGCGACCCTGAAGATGGCGAACTTCTTCCGCATGGCGCTGCTGGTTCCCTACATCACATCGGTCGCCGCGACAGCCCTCGTCTTCGCGCAGATCTTCGACAAGAACTTCGGGCTCATCAACTGGGTGCTCGACCTCTTCGGCATCCCGGCGGTGAACTTCCTGTCGTCGCAGGTCGGCTCGTGGATCGTCATCTCGTCGATGGTGATGTGGCGCTGGTTCGGATACAACACGCTGCTCTACCTCGCCGGGCTCCAGGCGCTCCCGCGCGAGATGTACGAAGCGGCCTCGGTCGACGGCGCATCGGGCTGGCAGCAGTTCATCCACCTCACCATCCCGTCGCTGCGCCCCATCATCATCTTCACGGTCATCATGTCGACCATCGGCGGTCTGCAGATCTTCACGGAGCCGCTGCTGGTGGCCCCGGAGTCGGGGCTGACCTGCGGCGGCGGGCGCCAGTGCCAGACCCTCGCGCTGTTCCTCTACGAGCAGGGCTTCGGCCAGTTCGAGTTCGGCTACGGCTCGGCGATCGGCGTCGCCCTCTTCGTCGTGGTCGTCGTCGTGTCGGCGATCAACTTCTTCCTGACCACCCGCACCCGAAAGGCCCGATGA
- a CDS encoding ABC transporter substrate-binding protein, whose translation MNRRRLALPIAALGVVAIAMTACTSGGSGGGSDDPNAEFEFWSFTGIGQQDSVNQYLEQNPDAKVKLSEVGSTAETATALTAALAGGRVPDLVMIQNDELPKFIANPSNFIDLRTLGGDDLGEGYLDWAIAEATGEDGSIVGIPTDIGGLGFAYRADLFEAAGLPTDPDEVAEMWSTWDGFIEMGKKYTAATGEPFVDNVETSVFFSTVNQVTEKYYTPDGELIFDTNPQVEEAFDVAVRTYEAGISAGIAAWSSGWAPGKANGAFAVSTAPSWMLSGYKNDAPDTEGLWRVASIPGVGGNWGGSVIAIPARAKNPQAAWKYIETMLSPEGQTAHFARTGTFPAAKSALESTEVTSYTDPFFGDSRIGEVISNSVLQFQSFHNGPDTSAIGAALLNALVDMEAGNVAPREAWQTGVDSARAAIGG comes from the coding sequence GTGAATCGTCGCAGACTGGCCCTGCCCATCGCAGCTCTCGGCGTCGTCGCGATCGCGATGACCGCGTGCACATCCGGTGGATCCGGCGGCGGGTCGGATGACCCGAACGCCGAGTTCGAGTTCTGGTCGTTCACGGGTATCGGGCAGCAGGACTCCGTCAACCAATATCTCGAGCAGAACCCGGACGCCAAGGTGAAGCTGTCGGAGGTGGGCAGCACCGCCGAGACCGCCACAGCGCTCACCGCGGCCCTCGCCGGCGGACGCGTTCCCGACCTCGTCATGATCCAGAACGACGAGCTGCCGAAGTTCATCGCGAACCCGAGCAACTTCATCGATCTGCGTACCCTCGGGGGTGATGACCTCGGCGAGGGGTATCTCGACTGGGCCATCGCCGAGGCGACCGGCGAGGACGGATCGATCGTCGGCATCCCGACGGATATCGGCGGACTGGGGTTCGCCTACCGTGCCGACCTCTTCGAGGCGGCGGGGCTTCCGACCGACCCGGATGAGGTCGCCGAGATGTGGTCGACGTGGGACGGCTTCATCGAGATGGGCAAGAAGTACACGGCCGCGACCGGAGAGCCCTTCGTCGACAACGTCGAGACGAGCGTCTTCTTCTCGACCGTGAACCAGGTCACCGAGAAGTACTACACCCCCGACGGCGAGCTCATCTTCGACACCAACCCGCAGGTCGAGGAGGCGTTCGACGTCGCGGTGCGCACCTACGAGGCGGGCATCAGTGCCGGTATCGCCGCGTGGTCGTCCGGCTGGGCGCCGGGCAAGGCGAACGGCGCCTTCGCCGTGAGCACGGCACCGTCGTGGATGCTGTCGGGCTACAAGAACGACGCACCCGACACCGAGGGTCTCTGGCGAGTGGCCTCGATCCCGGGCGTCGGCGGCAACTGGGGCGGCAGCGTCATCGCGATCCCGGCCCGCGCGAAGAACCCGCAGGCGGCATGGAAGTACATCGAGACGATGCTCTCGCCCGAAGGTCAGACGGCTCACTTCGCCCGCACCGGCACCTTCCCGGCAGCCAAGAGCGCTCTCGAGAGCACCGAGGTCACCAGCTACACCGACCCGTTCTTCGGGGACTCCCGGATCGGTGAGGTCATCAGCAACTCGGTGCTGCAGTTCCAGTCGTTCCACAACGGACCCGACACGAGCGCGATCGGGGCGGCACTGCTCAACGCACTCGTCGACATGGAGGCGGGTAACGTCGCGCCGCGCGAAGCGTGGCAGACCGGCGTCGACAGCGCCCGGGCCGCGATCGGCGGTTGA